In the genome of Bremerella sp. P1, the window TCCGTCGGCATACGGAGTCGACGTCACGCCGAACTCTTCGGCGACCCATTCACTCAGCTCGGCAAACTCATCGAAATGGTGCTGGTCTTTGAAGACAAAAAGCAGGCCACGTTTTTCCCAGTTGCAGTCCAGTCCCTCGCCTTCGATCAATTCCTGGTAGAGTTCTCGTGACGAGCTTAGCAGGGCATGCTTACCACGAGCGGCCTTCTTCATTTGCTTCTCGTTGCAGTTCCACCAAAACCGCAGGAGAAAACTCCAGAGGGAAGGGGAGATCCGCGGGCGAATGTAGAACGGCGACTCACTGCTGAGCATCGACAGCATCGTCGGTCCGATCAAGCCTGGCTTGGGAATCGGTGGTACGTGACTCGGAGAGACGTAACCACAATTCGCATGGGAACAGGCACCGCCGTGGCGGCCTTGATCTACGATCGTGACTTTATGGCCGGCTTTGGCCAGGTAATAGGCGGTCGCTGTGCCAACGACACCACCGCCAATCACAATGGTCGAGCTACTCAACGTGGGGTGCTTTCAGGGATTCAGGGGCATTGCTTCTGACTAAAGCCGAAGGTGAGTGGGTCGGTGGGATCGATGACGACTTTCGTTTCCGCCGTGACGAAGGCCTCGCCCATGATGCGAGGAAGAACTTGATCACCTTGCCAGACATACGAACCTTCAAACAGGCTACCCGTGACCGACTCTTGACCCCATATCTGACCAGGTTCCAGCTTACCGGCCGCAGCCAGACAGGCAAGCTTTGCACTGGTTCCGGTACCGCAGGGGGATCGGTCGTACTCGCCGCCAGGGCAGTCGACATAGTTCTTTGCCTGGGCGTCTTCTCGACTGGGCGGGCCAAACAGTTCGACGTGATCGATGATGCCGCCGTTCTCGCCGCCAATTCCCTCGGCATCAATGGTGTTACGAATCTCGCGGCAACACTTATCGAGTTCGGTTAGGTTACTCAGCGTGATCTCTAAGCCGTGATCGGCACACAAATAGAACCAGTTTCCTCCCCAGGCGATGTCTCCGGTGACCGTTCCAAAATTCTTTGTCGTCACCGGGACGTTCGTTTTGTAGCGATAGCTGGGAACATTCACGAACGAAACTCGATTGTCTTCATGCAGCGTAAAGACCACGTCCCCTGCGATGGTCTCCAGCAAGTGTTCGCCGGGCGAGATATTGCCCAGGTAGGAAAGCGTAGCGGCGACACCGATCGTACCGTGGCCGCACATCCCGAGATAGCCGACATTATTGAAGTAAACGACCCGGGCAACCGCTTCCGGGTTATGAGGCTGAAGCAGAAGCGCGCCGACCATCGCTTCATATCCGCGAGGCTCGTGAGTCAACGCGGTCCGCATCCAGTCGTGGTGCTGTTTCAGCTCTTTAATCTGATCGGCAATGTTGGTTGTGGTAAGCTCGGGCGAACCTCCGATAATGGTTCTTGTGGGTTCCCCCCCGGTATGGGAGTCGATGACGCTCAATTCAACGCGGTCTGTCGGCAAGGCCATGTTGCATGGTTTCCATTAGGCGATATTCAAAGGGATCGGGGATGAATCCATACATATCATAAGGCGCAGGAAGCGGAAATCGAAGCGGGATAAGTCTGGATCAATCTTTGTAGATATGCACAATTCGGAGTAATTTAACTACCAGGGCAATTCGATTTCCTGCGAGATTGCCCCAAGCCATCACGTTTCACGCGTAAACCGTAGACACTGAGCAAGTATCTGTGAAATCAAGGGTTCGGCTATTATGGGAAAGTGGATTCAATCGCTTCTCTATTTCCTCGTGCGAATAGTCCTGCACCGCCGCTATCAAGTGGAAGTGACGGGGCTTGAGAAGCTGGAAGGCCTGGAAGGCCCGATCCTGGTTTGGCCGAACCATCCGGCATACATCGATCCGCCGACCGTGCTAAGCCATCTTCGTTTTGGGAAGTCGCTCCGCCCGTTGGTTTATACTGACACGTATCGCAGCCCGATCTTCTATCCCATCATGAAGATCGTCGACGCGTACGAGGTTCCTAATCTGAAGTCGCATAGCCGCGACGCACATGCCAAGACAACCGAACTGATCGAGAAGGTTGCTGGCGAACTGAAGCAAGGACAAAACTTCCTGATCTATCCCAGCGGCCGTCTGCAACGCCAGGGATATGAAATTGTTGGTGGAGCGCGAATCGCCTACGAACTGTTGGAACGTGTCGACAATGTGAATGTCGTACTGGTCCGCACCCGCGGTTTGTGGGGCAGCCGGTTTGGTTGTGCCCAGGAAGGAGACGTTCCGACGCTGGGCAAGAATGCGTTGGCATCGCTGTTTTGGGTGTTCGCCGGCCTATTCTTTTTCTTGCCCAAACGCAAAGTGACGATCGAAGTCGTGCCCGTCGATCGCGACTCGCTGCCGATGGAGAGCAAGTCGGCCCTGAATCGTCACCTGGAAGCGTTCTACAACGCCGATGGTGGCGAAGAAGCCACCTTCGTGCCATACAACTACTGGTTTGGCCCTCGCGATTTCGACTTCGATGCGGTCAAAAAGAAGTCGGCCGTCGACGTGAGCGAGCTCTCGCCCGACTTGGTTGCTGAGGTTCACGAGATGCTCGAGAATCGTCTGGATCGAAAGCTTGACGATCACGAGAAAGATCCTGGCACAACGCTGGATCTAATTGGCCTGGATAGCCTAGAGCGTATGGACCTCGCATTGGAGCTCGAACGTCACTTCGGGTTTCGTAGCGATCATGTGCCGGCAACCGTGGGCGAATTGTGCCTGTTGGCTGCTGGGCAGGCAATTAGTGACGAAAAGCCATTAGATGTCCCTGAGCATTGGGATGATGCTCGCAAGGCAGACTCGGACCATCCGGAAGTTCTCGCGGAGACGATCGCCGAGGCGTTCGTGCGTCGGGCCATCAAGAGTGCCAATAATCCAGCCACAGCTGATCCACTTTCCGGTTGCCTGAGCTATCGCAAGCTGTTGATCGGAGCGACGCTGTTGGCTAAGCGAGTTGCCAAACTTGATGGCAAAGCGGTCGGCGTCATGTTGCCGGCTTCCGTGGCAGCGGACTCGGTTCTGTTGGCATCTGCCATCGCGGGTAAGTTGCCGGTAATGCTCAACTGGACGACCGGACCGGCAGGCCTCAAGCATGCCGCCGAGAAGCTGGAAGTCAAACACGTCATCACCTCGCGTCGGTTCATGGACCGCTTGGGAGTCGAGATGGATGGCGTCGAGATGTTCTACTTGGAAGACGTTCGCGAGGACATGTCGACCTTCGAGAAACTGAAGACCCTGGTCGCCACCTACATCGCTCCCGGTTCGTTTCTGCGAAATCTGCCGCAGCCTGGCGTTGATGACCCAGCCGTCGTGCTGTTCACGTCAGGTTCCGAAAGTCTTCCCAAGGCAGTTCCCCTTTCGCACAAGAACTTGATCGCTAATATGCGTGGCGGCATCGATCATATGAACTTTCACTGCAGCGATACGCTGCTGGGATTTCTGCCGCCGTTTCATAGCTTCGGCCTGACGGCGACCTCGCTGATGCCGCTCTTGGCTGGCATTCGTGTCGTCCATCATGCCGATCCGACCGATGCCCGGATGTTGGCACGGGTTATTGCGGCTTACAAACCCACGCTGATGTTCGCTACGCCGACGTTCCTGCAGTACATCGTGAGTAGCAGTGAGCCAGGAGAGCTTGAGTCGCTGCGGCTTGTGTTGGTCGGGGCTGAGAAGTGCCCGCCAGCACTCTACGAGCGAACGATGAAGATCTTACCCAAGCTCGATCTGCTGGAGGGATACGGAATCACTGAGTGCAGCCCGGTCGTTTCTGGGAACCGACCCGGCAACAACAAGCCAGGCACCATTGGTCTGCCGATCAACTGCGTCGACACGCTCGTGGTTCACCCCGAAACACACGAGCCACTTCCCCAAGGAGAGACTGGCTTGCTGTTGATACGAGGCGACTCGGTCTTCCATGGCTACTACAAACATGACAAGCCGCAGCCATTTTTAGAGGTCAATGGTCACCAGTGGTACAACTCGGGCGATCTGGTTTCGAAGGATGAGGACGGCTTCATCGAATTTCGTGGGCGTATGAAACGCTTCCTGAAAATCGGTGGCGAAATGGTGAGCTTGCCGGCGCTAGAAGCCCCCTTGGCCGAAAAGTTCCCTGCCGACGAAGAAGGGCCCAAGGTCGCAGTCGAGGGAATCGAACAGGATGATGGACGCTGCATTGTGCTGTTCACAACCGAAGAGATCACTGTGCGTGAGGCCAACGATTGCTTAAAGGCAGCTGGTTTTCATGGGATCATGCGATTGGACGAAGTTCGCAAGGTCGAGGCGATTCCGGTGCTCGGAACCGGAAAGACGAACTATCGGCAGTTGCGAGCATGGATTCAGGAAGGGAACGAGGTGACATCGGAGTCTTAGTCTGCGGTGATCAACTGGATCACTTCGTCACGACCTGAAACCGAGCCAACCAGTAGTCGCTCGCCAGCATCGCTCGTTTCGTGCATCGCCGTCACGCGAACCTTGTCTCCTGGGACAAAGCTCATTTCGTAGCCAGTGTGATAGGTCACAAGTGGCGTTCCGTCGGTGGTCTCGTACGCCACAGGGTAAAGTAGGCTGTCATCGCGGCCGCTGATTTCAAGCTCGCATTGCCGGGGCTCATGTGCCTGAAACGGAGTCTTCCTCGCAGGGATCCACAGCAGTTCTTCGTCGGTCAGAACGCCGCGAATACTAAAACGTGTCCCGCGATAGAATCCTTGGTTGCCCTTGCGCTGCAGCATGACCTCGAAGGTGCGATCATCCACGCCTGGGGGCCGCTGGATGAATTGCTCGTCGATGTGTTCGATATCGTCGAACTCGAATAGCTCATGGGATGTAGTGAGGAAACGCGCGATAACTTCGCTGCCATAGATCACCAGGTCGATGTCAGAGTTTTCGTTACCGGTGCCCCACAGCAGAGAATCCGTAATACCGATCTCGGATGCCGGAACCTCACAGTGCTCGGCCAGGATGTGGATCAGATCCACGGACAGGGCAAGCAATTCGGATGCGTGCTCCTTTTCGTCCAATAAGTGTCGCGTACGCTCGAGCGGTTTTAGGTGCTGTTGGATTTTGTCGATGGGAACACGTATCTTGCCGTCGACATACGCGGGAAAAGAGTCACGCAGGTACTGGGCTGCGTCATGATAGCTTTCGACCCACTTCTTGCCGTTTGCATATTTCAATCCGGCTGTTACAAATCCCGCATCGTGCTGGTCCCCAAGAATATTGAAAATCAGATCATCCGGGGTCAGCAGATAGTCTTTGTCGCGATACATGAAGCGGCTTTCTCGTTAGGGTACATCCCATTGTAAACCGTGAGCGAGTGGATCAGATTAGAGAAAGAGGAAGTCAGGCACCACAGGCACATGAGGTAGTTGAATGACGCGATTGACGTTTCACGGAGCGGCGGAAACAGTCACGGGATCAAAGTATCTGCTCGAAGCGGACGATGCAAAGGTCTTGATCGACTGTGGTTTGTTTCAGGGGCTGAAGGAATTACGTTTGCGCAATTGGGATCCACTTCCTTTCGCGGCCGACTCGTTGGATCGAATCGTCCTGACGCATGCCCACATCGACCATACTGGCTACCTGCCGAGAATTGTCAAGGATGGCTATCACGGCCCCATTCTTTGTACGCCAGGAACGAAGCGGCTGACCGAACTCTTGCTATTGGATTCTGCCGAAAACCAAGAACGTGATGCCGATTACTTCAACCGCAAGGGCTTGTCGAAGCATAAGCCAGCGTTGCCGCTGTACGATCCGAAAGATGCTCGCAAAGCCATCAAGCAGTTGAAGGCCAAGCCCCGAGAGGAGTGGCACAAGGCAGTCGGACCGATCTGGTTTCGATTTCATGATGCCGGTCACCTATTGGGATCGAACATGATCGAAGTCGAGATCCGTAATCAGGACCCACCACTACGACTTCTGTTTTCTGGCGATGTAGGTCGCTACAATGCCCCGCTTTACCACGATCCCCATGAACCGCCCCGCTGTGATTTCCTGATCTGCGAGAGCACTTACGGAAATCGTGATCACCCAGAAGGGGACGTGCTTGACGATCTGGAAACAACAATGAACGAAGCGATCGAACGCGGTGGCGTGATTCTGATGGCCTCGTTTGCCGTGGGAAGAGCCCAACAGCTGATTTACTTGCTGCAGGTTTTGATGCACGACGGGCGGATCCCCAAGATTCCGATCTATCTGGATAGCCCTATGGCGGTCGACGCTACGGAGATCTTCCGTGACTTCGCCGATGATCATGACCTTTCTGAAGGAAGGTTAAGTGGCCCGGATAGTGTCTTGAATGGAGCGAACGTGCATATGGTACGCAGTTCCAAAGAGTCGCGGGAACTGAACAAGTTGAAGGGGCCTGCCGTGATTATCGCATCGTCAGGCATGATGACCGGCGGGCGGATCCTCTTTCATTTACGACAGCGTCTGCCTTGGCCACAGAATACGCTGCTCGCTGGAGGCTTCATGGCGGCCGGTACGCTGGGCCGTCGGATTCAGGAAGGTGAGAAGACGGTCCGCATTCATAAAAAGGATGTCCCGGTGAACGCTCATTTGGCTTCGATTTCAGGCCTGAGTGGTCATGCAGGACAGAGCGAACTATTGCAATGGGTTTCGGGACTCCCCAAACCGAAACTGGTCTTTCTGACGCATGGCGAACCTGAAAGTGCGTCGGTACTATCAGGCCTGATGCGACGGCGGTTCGGCTTTCGCACGCTCATTCCAAGGATGGGAGAATCGTTCGAATTAGAGGAACTAACATGATGACACCCCACGAAGAAGAAAACCGCGAACAAATTGTTAATTCCCCCAGCTACGTCCTGCCGGAACTGGACACCGATTTTCTCCAAAGTGAGGAAATGCGGGGACTACGCATGCAGCTGGAGTACACCAAGCCTGATTTGTATCTACGGCGAAAAAAGATCAACTCAACGATCATCCTGTTCGGCGGTACGCAGATTGTCGAAGAGTCAAAAGCCCAAGAGCATCTCGATAAGCTGAAGCATCAGCGCGAGAAGGAAGGGGATCGCCCGGAGCTTTTGCGCGCGATCCACCGCGCCGAGCGGCAATTGGCAAAGTCGAAATACTATGACGAAGCACGCGCCTTCGCCTCGCTCGTTTCACGAAATTCCTATAACCACGATCGCTACGATCATGTGATCGTCACCGGTGGTGGGCCGGGCATCATGGAGGCCGGCAATCGCGGAGCCTATGATGTTGGCGCGCCCAGCATTGGGCTCAACATTACGTTGCCGGAGGAACAGCACCCCAATCCGTATATCACGCCGGGCTTGTGCTTTATGTTCCACTATTTCGCCATGCGTAAGATGCACTTCCTTATGCGAGCCAAGGCCTTGGTCGTGTTTCCTGGGGGCTTTGGGACATTCGACGAACTGTTCGACGCGTTGACGCTTCGTCAGACCGACCGGATGCAGGCAATTCCCATCATTTTGTACGGCCGCGAATATTGGAAGCAGGCAATCAATTTCGAGTTCCTGGCCGACGAAGCAGTTATTCGGGATGAGCATCTGGAGCTACTTAGCTTCGCCGATTCTCCAACCGAAGCTTGGAAGATCATTCAAAAATTCCACGAAGCGAATCCGGAAGCCAAGGTAATCGCGCCATGATCAGCGGCAAGCAAAGAACTTTCGGCGACGTTCGCCCGGTTGCCTTGGTGACTGGCAGTGCGAAACGTGTTGGCCGCGTGATCGCTCAGCACCTTGCCGATTGCGGCTACCGAATCGCGATTCATGCCAACACGTCGATGGACGAGGCCAAACGCTTTGCGGAACAATTGAAAGAGCAGGGGACCGAGGCAAGTGCTTTCGAGGCAGACGTGACGTGCGAATCCTCGATCAAGGACATGGTCGATAAAGTTCATTTCTACTTCGGTCGGATCGACGTGCTGGTGAACTCGGCGTCCATCTTCTTTCCCACACCGCTCGACGAGCTAACGGAAGAGGATGTCCAGTCATTGTTTCAGGTGAATACCTTCTCGGTCCTCAGTTGCAGCCGGTTCGTCGCCCAGCGGATGAAAGAGCAGGCCACAGGCGGGGCGATCGTAAACATCGCCGATTGGTCTGTCGAACGACCAGCCAAAGGGTTCTCGGCTTACATCGCCAGCAAAGGGGCGTTGGTTACGCTCTCAAAGAGTTTGGCCATAGATCTGGCAGCCGAAAATCCGGCTATTCGCGTCAACGCAGTGCTGCCAGGACAGGTATTGTTGCCGGAAGGATCAGGCGAGATAAAACGCCAGGCTGCCATCGATGCCACACTCGTCAAACGCATGGGTGAGCCGGAGGATGTTGCCCAGGCAGTTAAATTCTTGGTGGAAAGTCCTTTCGTGACTGGTGTCTGCCTGCCGGTTGATGGGGGACGTACGGTATTTAGCGGGCAATTCGACGACGCTAGCGTCCACTAGGCTCGCGATTCATCTCCTCTCCCTCTGTCAGTGGGGAGGTGCCAGCAGAATCCTCTGAAATCGGCGCTGTGTCCGATTGGCGATTGTTCTACAATCCCGCCGCGACTTTCCGTGGGCAATCGGAAAGGATCCGAGAAATTTCATCAGGAAGTGTTCCATGCGAGTTCGAGTGTTGCTGAACAAAAGTTGCTGGTCCGCAGTAATTGCGGCTTCAGCTGGACTGACTTTCGCCGGTTGCGGTGGTGGCGAAGCGAATCCACCAGCGGTAAGTATTGAACAATCGGGTAGCCCATCGGCATCGGCACCGGCTTCCAATGCGGCTCCGGTCCAGCAGCCGACCGTGGAGGTGACGGCTTCCAACACGGCCGAAGCTCCGGCGAATCCAGCAACGGCCGCTCCGACGCAGCGTACGACTCCAGCTCAATTGACTTCCACGCAGCAGCCAAACGGCGGTAACGCCCCGGCCGCAAACATGCCGGCTCAAGGTGCTGCCGATATGCAGATCAACGCCGGCGGAAACCCTGCCGCTGGTCAGCCGGAACTTCCACCACCGCTCACGGCAGCCGAACTGGCAGCCCAGATGGACCTGAACAACGTTCCCGACGGCACACCCACCGAACTGTTGACCTACATGAACAACCTGACGGCGGTTCCTTTTCCTGACAACGCTACCCCTCAGGAACTGCGACAGTTTGCGACCAAGGTTTACTCCAACGTGATCACGGCTGCCGACAAGCTGCTGGTTGGTCAGGCAGCAAATTCCGAAGAACGCCGCAACGCGGTTCAGTTCAAATTCAATGCCTACGAAATGCTGATTCAGATCCTTCCGAATCAAGCAGAACAAATTCGCCAGGAACGCATTCAGTTCGCTCAGAACATTGCTCAGTCGAAAGATCCCGAAGTATCGCGATTTGCTCGTCTGTTCCTGTTCGAGCAGATGCTGGCTCAGTTTGCCGCCGGCGAGCCTTCGCTGTTTCAGCCTGTGCTGGAAGACTCTCGCTACATTATCGAAGACCCCAATGCGGACATCATGCACTTTGGTGTCGCCGAGAATGCAGCGACCGTGTTTGCTCGTATGGGGCACACCAACGAAGCGGTCTCGATCTTGACCATGATGAAGAACTCCTTCACGGGTACTAAGGACGAGAAGCTGGCTGCTCGTGCGGCGGAACTGGATGACATGATCATGCAGTACAAGATTCTCGGTACGATGATGGCTGCCGCCAATGGCGATCAAGCTGCTGAGGATCAACTGGTTGCCGCGATTCGAGCCTGGATCGCAACCAAGCCGAAGGAAGATCTTGAACCTCTGCAGATGCTCTCGACTATCGAAATGCAGATGGAAGATTATCGCAAGATGCAGTTGGCTCGAAAGCTGGCCAACCTGATGCTCGAGTTCTATGGCAATCACCCTGATCCGCAGGTCGTCGAGTCGGTCAACGTTTCGGTTTCCAATGCAGAAAAACGTACCGGCTTGATTGCCAAGCCGTTCGTTGTTGAAGGCAACAACCTGAACGGTACGCCTTTTGATTGGAGCCAGTACAAAGGTAAGTGGGTTCTGGTCGACTTCTGGGCGACTTGGTGTCCCATCTGCATCGAAGAAATGGGCAACATCAAGCAGGTCTATCAGAAGTATCGCGCCAAGGGCTTCGAGGTGGTCAGCATCAACCTGGATGAGGACCCACGTGCTCGAAGTGCGTTCTTCCAAAGCAATGCTTTGCCGTGGCCAACGGTGGTCAGTGCCGACCCGAATAGTGTCGGCTTCATGGACCCCAATGCCCAACGCTGTGGCGTCGAGGCCCTGCCGTTTCTGGTCTTTGTCGGACCTGACGGAACGGTTGTGGAAATCAACCCGCGCGGTGAACGCCTGGAAGAATTGCTGCAAAGTGTCCTGAACAAGGGAGCTGGCGGTGTCGGATCACTTTCCAATCCGACCGTTGGCGTCATGCAGCAGGTTCCTGGAGCAACGGCTCCTGCCAACCGCGGTCAAGTTCAGCCTCCACAACAGGTTCCGGCGACTGCTGAAGCAGACGTAAGCCTGAAGGTTGTCCGCTAAGCGACTAATTCGCGTCCAAAATCGATCAACGAAAGCCTCGGATCTTGAAGATCCGAGGCTTTTTTCATGGGGCGTAAGCTACGACACGGTTCGAAAGCGACGTGCGTGTCACTCTAT includes:
- a CDS encoding proline racemase family protein, with protein sequence MALPTDRVELSVIDSHTGGEPTRTIIGGSPELTTTNIADQIKELKQHHDWMRTALTHEPRGYEAMVGALLLQPHNPEAVARVVYFNNVGYLGMCGHGTIGVAATLSYLGNISPGEHLLETIAGDVVFTLHEDNRVSFVNVPSYRYKTNVPVTTKNFGTVTGDIAWGGNWFYLCADHGLEITLSNLTELDKCCREIRNTIDAEGIGGENGGIIDHVELFGPPSREDAQAKNYVDCPGGEYDRSPCGTGTSAKLACLAAAGKLEPGQIWGQESVTGSLFEGSYVWQGDQVLPRIMGEAFVTAETKVVIDPTDPLTFGFSQKQCP
- a CDS encoding AMP-binding protein → MGKWIQSLLYFLVRIVLHRRYQVEVTGLEKLEGLEGPILVWPNHPAYIDPPTVLSHLRFGKSLRPLVYTDTYRSPIFYPIMKIVDAYEVPNLKSHSRDAHAKTTELIEKVAGELKQGQNFLIYPSGRLQRQGYEIVGGARIAYELLERVDNVNVVLVRTRGLWGSRFGCAQEGDVPTLGKNALASLFWVFAGLFFFLPKRKVTIEVVPVDRDSLPMESKSALNRHLEAFYNADGGEEATFVPYNYWFGPRDFDFDAVKKKSAVDVSELSPDLVAEVHEMLENRLDRKLDDHEKDPGTTLDLIGLDSLERMDLALELERHFGFRSDHVPATVGELCLLAAGQAISDEKPLDVPEHWDDARKADSDHPEVLAETIAEAFVRRAIKSANNPATADPLSGCLSYRKLLIGATLLAKRVAKLDGKAVGVMLPASVAADSVLLASAIAGKLPVMLNWTTGPAGLKHAAEKLEVKHVITSRRFMDRLGVEMDGVEMFYLEDVREDMSTFEKLKTLVATYIAPGSFLRNLPQPGVDDPAVVLFTSGSESLPKAVPLSHKNLIANMRGGIDHMNFHCSDTLLGFLPPFHSFGLTATSLMPLLAGIRVVHHADPTDARMLARVIAAYKPTLMFATPTFLQYIVSSSEPGELESLRLVLVGAEKCPPALYERTMKILPKLDLLEGYGITECSPVVSGNRPGNNKPGTIGLPINCVDTLVVHPETHEPLPQGETGLLLIRGDSVFHGYYKHDKPQPFLEVNGHQWYNSGDLVSKDEDGFIEFRGRMKRFLKIGGEMVSLPALEAPLAEKFPADEEGPKVAVEGIEQDDGRCIVLFTTEEITVREANDCLKAAGFHGIMRLDEVRKVEAIPVLGTGKTNYRQLRAWIQEGNEVTSES
- a CDS encoding MBL fold metallo-hydrolase RNA specificity domain-containing protein, with protein sequence MTRLTFHGAAETVTGSKYLLEADDAKVLIDCGLFQGLKELRLRNWDPLPFAADSLDRIVLTHAHIDHTGYLPRIVKDGYHGPILCTPGTKRLTELLLLDSAENQERDADYFNRKGLSKHKPALPLYDPKDARKAIKQLKAKPREEWHKAVGPIWFRFHDAGHLLGSNMIEVEIRNQDPPLRLLFSGDVGRYNAPLYHDPHEPPRCDFLICESTYGNRDHPEGDVLDDLETTMNEAIERGGVILMASFAVGRAQQLIYLLQVLMHDGRIPKIPIYLDSPMAVDATEIFRDFADDHDLSEGRLSGPDSVLNGANVHMVRSSKESRELNKLKGPAVIIASSGMMTGGRILFHLRQRLPWPQNTLLAGGFMAAGTLGRRIQEGEKTVRIHKKDVPVNAHLASISGLSGHAGQSELLQWVSGLPKPKLVFLTHGEPESASVLSGLMRRRFGFRTLIPRMGESFELEELT
- a CDS encoding LOG family protein: MMTPHEEENREQIVNSPSYVLPELDTDFLQSEEMRGLRMQLEYTKPDLYLRRKKINSTIILFGGTQIVEESKAQEHLDKLKHQREKEGDRPELLRAIHRAERQLAKSKYYDEARAFASLVSRNSYNHDRYDHVIVTGGGPGIMEAGNRGAYDVGAPSIGLNITLPEEQHPNPYITPGLCFMFHYFAMRKMHFLMRAKALVVFPGGFGTFDELFDALTLRQTDRMQAIPIILYGREYWKQAINFEFLADEAVIRDEHLELLSFADSPTEAWKIIQKFHEANPEAKVIAP
- a CDS encoding SDR family oxidoreductase, with protein sequence MISGKQRTFGDVRPVALVTGSAKRVGRVIAQHLADCGYRIAIHANTSMDEAKRFAEQLKEQGTEASAFEADVTCESSIKDMVDKVHFYFGRIDVLVNSASIFFPTPLDELTEEDVQSLFQVNTFSVLSCSRFVAQRMKEQATGGAIVNIADWSVERPAKGFSAYIASKGALVTLSKSLAIDLAAENPAIRVNAVLPGQVLLPEGSGEIKRQAAIDATLVKRMGEPEDVAQAVKFLVESPFVTGVCLPVDGGRTVFSGQFDDASVH
- a CDS encoding TlpA family protein disulfide reductase; its protein translation is MRVRVLLNKSCWSAVIAASAGLTFAGCGGGEANPPAVSIEQSGSPSASAPASNAAPVQQPTVEVTASNTAEAPANPATAAPTQRTTPAQLTSTQQPNGGNAPAANMPAQGAADMQINAGGNPAAGQPELPPPLTAAELAAQMDLNNVPDGTPTELLTYMNNLTAVPFPDNATPQELRQFATKVYSNVITAADKLLVGQAANSEERRNAVQFKFNAYEMLIQILPNQAEQIRQERIQFAQNIAQSKDPEVSRFARLFLFEQMLAQFAAGEPSLFQPVLEDSRYIIEDPNADIMHFGVAENAATVFARMGHTNEAVSILTMMKNSFTGTKDEKLAARAAELDDMIMQYKILGTMMAAANGDQAAEDQLVAAIRAWIATKPKEDLEPLQMLSTIEMQMEDYRKMQLARKLANLMLEFYGNHPDPQVVESVNVSVSNAEKRTGLIAKPFVVEGNNLNGTPFDWSQYKGKWVLVDFWATWCPICIEEMGNIKQVYQKYRAKGFEVVSINLDEDPRARSAFFQSNALPWPTVVSADPNSVGFMDPNAQRCGVEALPFLVFVGPDGTVVEINPRGERLEELLQSVLNKGAGGVGSLSNPTVGVMQQVPGATAPANRGQVQPPQQVPATAEADVSLKVVR